The Haloarchaeobius litoreus DNA window ACGGCGACGTTCCACGGGGTCAACGGCGTCTACAACGCGCTGGTCAACCAGGGCATCTCCGGCACGCCCAAGACGGCCGTCAAGGTCATCCTCGGGCTCGCCGGTCTGCTGCTCGTCGCACAGGGTACGCGAGTCGCGCTGTACATGAACGGGTTTCTAGCATGAGTACGCAAGTTCCCGAATCCGAGACCGAGACAGAGACCGAGGCGGAACCGGCCGGCGAGTCCCACCAGGAGCGCCGGATGGCCGAGAAGGCGGCCAAGCGGGAGTACCGCGACGCCGAGAAGAAGGCTGAGGCGGAGCTCCGGGCGGCCGAGGAGTCGGTCCACCTCAAGGTGTTCCGGTACGACCCCGAGGTCGAGGACAAGCAGGAACCCCGCTTCGACGACTTCTACGTCCCGTACACGAAGGGGATGACCGTCCTCGACGCGCTGATGTACGCCCGCGACCACTACGACTCGTCGCTGACGTTCAGACACTCCTGCCGGCAGGCGGTCTGTGGCTCCGACGCGATGTTCGTCAACGGTCGACAGCGACTCTGCTGCAAGACCCAGCTCTCCGAGATGGCGGAGCCGGTCCGCATCGAGCCGCTCCCGCACCAGGACGTGGTGAAGGACCTCGTCGTCGACATGGAGCACTTCTACGACCAGATGCACGCGGTCGAGCCGTACTTCCAGTCCGAGGACGTCCCCAAGGAGGAGCAGCGACAGAGCCGGGAGAACCGGGAGAAGATCAAGATGTCCACGCGCTGCATCTGGTGCGGTGCCTGCATGTCCTC harbors:
- a CDS encoding succinate dehydrogenase/fumarate reductase iron-sulfur subunit, coding for MSTQVPESETETETEAEPAGESHQERRMAEKAAKREYRDAEKKAEAELRAAEESVHLKVFRYDPEVEDKQEPRFDDFYVPYTKGMTVLDALMYARDHYDSSLTFRHSCRQAVCGSDAMFVNGRQRLCCKTQLSEMAEPVRIEPLPHQDVVKDLVVDMEHFYDQMHAVEPYFQSEDVPKEEQRQSRENREKIKMSTRCIWCGACMSSCNIAAGDNEYLGPAAINKAYRFYMDEREDEEELKEHRLRILEQEHGVWRCQTQFSCTEVCPKDIPLTEHIQELKREAVKNNLKFW